A window from Drosophila subobscura isolate 14011-0131.10 chromosome O, UCBerk_Dsub_1.0, whole genome shotgun sequence encodes these proteins:
- the LOC117896347 gene encoding protein unc-80 homolog isoform X4: MVTTNAGATATATTNNNNLQTNNNSHAANNNNDDFDFDQDDGLQDLGLPVSVQTFLWRQIAPFIRPKLGKLHESTCLFCQHAPGHHESKEACKSFEKVLVQNIQFGLSPPLTKALGAIPRWRLLQGALPHVMHACAALLYNRVKDMQAIGPVETKLLYTMQWILLYAAEECADDEGGEELGLGETPAEPKSKPIQQYLFSVPTIALFVYLFAPIISHLKESDFQNFRLENGIKLWQGMWDNRAPGAPCFTAPVKPKARNLLCAPTPKGSTDVFPTRKHSLSADAMSPKNDSPQSGISDYGRQDEEGSWVSSPKEFAFPETIPEEASSVEDERVVIFRLPSAPQLMDNSFFTADASLLQQQQSQSRRGSRQSMNSRDKDKVPSTKFEFDQQELMRGASMKEKRSASIEKETDSDKSESVKADVSAATFLDVAVLRCLFISHWQEEGIFWSLQYLYNRLSDIGEEAAITLNQPRKRSNSLPIPQIEISLYQGPGSNSRDSPGSSVVKDYIEIPEPAPTVTAVVEDTPTAPSSSERRGSEKKKRVKMADLRAFVETKMFSKSEKNLEKVGLDTNSANGKTPLQLQQAEYHRSLDTGEKKLSRSASMISREPASNLIKGKSMPSLSCLLDSGFYRYVEPPKAPRPSQVACPRSTAFYPRNPIITVTEHTPTPSPDYIKRQGSIDSQLDALSNGGSIGGMGGNGGGNGSGGAGSTTTRYRGQMLRSHTDSHIDYTGVDESEAPGSSFYITRDGGIDYEIILLAISNVFKRDPALVCSLRVLEAGLNICELLIEMGVLKLGEHAHEISMSITRRALQVLGCPHGCNDGVRGPPADFLRNQCQKILSRMLRQAGQRTKRYMQEMVKTSPLPELIDYFHAFLAFCVDPSSLLSPLTHKRPSGYKNANTDLGGVPGQGGYSTNFSGGMSGGAESQVVGAVFKPLVSRFVEASKDLKSPENIALYGDIRQLVTYVKGAHGGPFRMVALSGILAVTPRPHKKGPTAQTTRVIRHIPQSNVTHSIQNDDNRSQRRLLLKKRSTSSACAVSLLETETCEEHYKTSQSPLSNFRRRTTGVRPTLTPRHSERALLSDSTSSSERNSLGRLSGLVRWFRGTPKEASSIDLEIGSLNPEISSTFMRHASLKIQRGRSSDGIGRSIQRAKRRVERRLNRFGGIVKGKKKVGGIEETADFSRRSSSDMCDGPRESEVVILKERKLVPTEPVRVGMLRLSFLLETCAPGSFPDPQLVAAVLDLPQAPLVSRATFLLECAHFVHLCNKGQWPAWMKQNVGSYRASGANINVNQMKQQVSQTSARRTHILQRAAGKMFHQWAEIVGARLEEILFTERLQYEAVNASLTDPEKQRELLQQDEEEDFLDETSVNPHGNDCPHSLKLIACVLLFEITAFLRDTYIMLPKTSKLIHRDKPAPWEKVYREANRRWSMALSSMGHSQTSAQSLQSIAAGNDGAGQSERKISFVLHEPDNESENSSNTTLTKEGEDAPRRPTAASAVRPFLLRRGTATTTGGSFKRRSLKLRRNTKDSKEIETDFNTQSRRKVSSLSDRSDTSEQGMISGGEESPGILSDDQQPESPTDSNENDDTAKNMPWLKAVIEMMSSYNYYCTHKGYCHPFCYKRHMRSCTRLIKATRKVYGEEFGFTFDADHPTVEPTVISSSKPHTSRARSTRKVSEQSSTQTSPSKRKDSLSRKDRISDDPDLEMAEKLAKAFRQEKEKKLQEEPPILKFIRVHIRNLFHFPFATLLKGAVVLTEEMVIEAMPAAWELLLETNHDTATSSAAVFLMGSVKAQNFAFDIMQRALKHRDPDIRIGAIQRYLVLWKCRFHVWPRMEDNAHDVTFKVPPGGIEFTLPSPKIGIESLPVVDPPWMPVQQTKDMDVTLNQDRHRSLVTATKSRKMQQTEAIRNALRQQRDKQRAERHSFLITMIPISQQASHEPGMEKLEDHEDQEELDGTRMSSHLHHSHSLFPSVLCSSVMQIVGCLDDAAIGSDGNAVYEIAYQVIWVCLVEESALFLRYVFERLTRDRQDQMFKLLRHLIRFVPRLPQQAAFALYNSIIGYIMFYVRSSNELKQELVGSALSVLWMVVHSVHGIMFKDLKQILRKEQCDASILLTANVPAAKKIVVHGPADDDYNIPSQFPVQEDTLFCQLLKEALDYYPIDEKNTSHYCLVDYKSSKILNPNWYIRDLYFFKRSQYPEVRLMLMRPEESFLALQKQELTKKFVEIGKVHLTWAILKNVDMVVQRVVFLHEELMKLPSFPRKALEVDLDLHHGGEYGKVLLGLDVLHKFMWVRLIARMFEAMAGNFAYSADIQLFLNVLSGASILHAEDSCIMRYVMATFINAAFNFKNIFSTNGYFMIMPTLLQVYSLHQTNKLITTTIEYAVKQFYLLNRKPFILQMFGSVSAILDTDEDGTYGEAHKVQSSCLFNLLLSLEDPSPDPLNIAELVKEQKPLKAIDFCYHDEDDDVTVLDCITLCVMVVSYSAESTRGYQMLIILEAILPCYLQQIQSPSYIPLQGKSERDIILQLAVAIRTMVHNCEGLAKSYNGPYRNSPEHKGSSQRNCSRGPPCSPGLDFEEESHPKYVTDARTKSMMDSAEDSEMIRTEYRRPRDVLLSVVADFLTKSTARLAELAKKMPADTKPTEVLDAKCHIRLADIAHSLLKVSPYDPESMACRGLQRYMQAVLPRAEWSNDTLRNALVTILRRIDKVFLKISKKPSIRRNTDWEAAAGLLKGIHETIIRHSYVLHWQQMKTLISTVQNLIVNEPGSGIPEGVSSAGAALMSQNPPAFFCSAVVRLVALQVVSPVDCFSLVQICGGSAEFATQEKAEGFLMHLIMPLCLKVCSGRGVSDVGELKMTDVTFLLTAVLNAMSPPAGRTGQAVSQINRVTGDLRAGSLTFTGSRDAKRPARISGSLYQAAFLALRIVCICFENRLSTEWPRIVRVMRDLGRRNEAAPDLWSFMEFVVTHRTPLYIVLLPFIMHKISQPPIGDHERHMQFIIRERLRGTPPQGGIKSKGALLLELARELRDLRDELEEKRYDRESSEQKKSDTPAATSAADAHKSQQRPSLISIFTGTTTGQATHSHVSAVPIDSRSGSGGICTPSDTLSQQTLHPPRESLSSSSTGRDPHTTTSESQSGDGEAGSAPTLVGAAPSGSGHGTSGTASALPSHMSHSQSLQQPTFKAQPPKLRFVSSVEFRHSSGETSTTPLSPESPAEDSSGDHTRSRLQRSKAASRKTFRLKRSRLTPMEPPSIVTSLSQEEQQPQAQPKALGEISWDSVSQTSSTSGYRDNNSLQTGLLSPDGSLGGLTLGRSPSQHSLLMVFEGQDEDTLI, encoded by the exons ATGGTGACCACCAATGCCGGCGcaacggccacagccacaacgaacaacaacaatctgcAGACGAACAACAACAGTCATGCGGCGAACAACAATAATgatgactttgactttgaccaGGACGATGGCCTGCAGGACCTGGGCTTGCCGGTGTCCGTCCAGACATTCCTGTGGCGCCAAATAGCACCCTTCATCCGGCCAAAGCTCGGAAAACTACACGAATCAACCTGCCTG TTTTGTCAACATGCACCGGGACACCAT GAGTCGAAGGAAGCCTGCAAG TCCTTCGAGAAAGTGCTCGTGCAGAACATACAGTTTGGTCTCTCGCCGCCTCTTACGAAGGCCCTGGGTGCCATTCCGCGCTGGCGACTGCTGCAGGGCGCCCTGCCACATGTCATGCACGCCTGCGCCGCGCTGCTCTACAATCGGGTCAAGGATATGCAGGCCATTGGGCCCGTGGAGACCAAACTGCTGTACACGATGCAGTGGATCCTGCTCTATGCGGCCGAGGAGTGTGCCGACGATGAGGGCGGCGAGGAGCTCGGCCTGGGCGAGACTCCCGCGGAGCCCAAGTCGAAGCCCATACAGCAGTATCTATTTTCCGTGCCAACGATTGCA CTCTTTGTGTATCTGTTTGCACCTATCATATCCCACCTGAAGGAATCGGATTTCCAAAACTTTCGCCTCGAGAACGGTATCAAGCTGTGGCAGGGCATGTGGGATAATCGCGCACCCGGTGCTCCTTGCTTTACGGCTCCGGTGAAGCCAAAGGCCCGCAATCTGCTCTGTGCGCCAACTCCCAAGGGCTCCACGGATGTTTTTCCCACCCGAAAGCACTCGCTCAGCGCTGATGCAATGTCGCCCAAGAACGACTCGCCACAGAGCGGCATCTCTGATTATGGCAGACAGGACGAGGAG GGCTCCTGGGTATCTTCTCCCAAGGAATTTGCCTTTCCCGAGACCATTCCCGAAGAGGCCTCCAGCGTGGAAGACGAACGTGTCGTCATATTTAGGCTGCCATCGGCGCCACAACTCATGGATAATTCATTCTTTACG GCCGATGCCAGCctgctacagcagcagcaatcgcagAGCCGACGCGGCAGTCGTCAGTCCATGAACTCCCGCGACAAGGATAAAGTTCCCTCCACCAAATTCGAGTTTGATCAGCAGGAACTGATGCGTGGGGCGTCCATGAAGGAGAAGCGCAGTGCCTCCATCGAGAAGGAGACGGACTCGGACAAGTCGGAAAGTGTCAAGGCAGATGTCTCGGCTGCCACCTTCCTCGATGTGGCAGTGCTGCGTTGCCTCTTCATCTCGCACTGGCAGGAGGAGGGCATCTTCTGGAGCCTCCAATATCTATACAATCG TCTCAGTGACATTGGTGAGGAGGCGGCCATTACCTTGAATCAGCCGCGAAAACGTTCCAACTCCTTGCCCATACCACAAATCGAGATATCGCTGTATCAGGGTCCCGGCAGCAACAGTCGCGATAGTCCGGGTAGTTCTGTGGTCAAGGACTACATCGAAATACCAGAACCAGCGCCCACAGTGACAGCTGTTGTTG AGGATACCCCCACAGCGCCCAGCAGCTCCGAGCGTCGCGGCAGCGAGAAGAAGAAACGCGTCAAGATGGCCGATCTGCGTGCCTTTGTGGAGACGAAAATGTTCTCGAAATCGGAGAAGAACTTGGAAAAAGTAGGGCTCGATACAAACTCTGCCAATGGCAAGAcaccactgcaactgcaacaagcA GAGTACCATCGCAGCCTGGACACGGGTGAGAAGAAACTGTCACGCTCTGCATCCATGATCAGTCGCGAGCCAGCCAGTAATCTGATCAAGGGCAAATCCATGCCTAGTCTCAG CTGTCTGCTTGATAGCGG ATTTTACAGATACGTAGAGCCACCCAAGGCCCCAAGGCCATCCCAGGTGGCATGTCCACGCTCCACGGCCTTCTATCCACGGAATCCCATTATTACGGTGACAGAGCACACGCCCACACCATCGCCGGACTACATCAAGCGACAG GGCTCCATTGACTCGCAGCTGGATGCTTTGAGCAATGGTGGCAGCATCGGTGGCATGGGTGGAAATGgtggtggcaatggcagtggcggcgctggcagcaccaccacccgcTATCGTGGCCAAATGCTGCGCTCCCACACAGACTCGCATATCGATTATACCGGCGTGGATGAGTCCGAGGCACCCGGCTCCTCCTTCTACATAACTCGCGATGGTGGCATCGACTACGAGATTATTCTGCTGGCCATTAGCAATGTGTTTAAGCGGGATCCAGCCTTGGTGTGCTCTCTGCGCGTGCTGGAAGCGGGCCTCAACATTTGCGAACTTCTCATCGAAATGGGTGTGCTGAAGCTGGGCGAACATGCCCATGAGATTTCCATGAGCATCACACGACGCGCACTCCAGGTGCTCGGCTGTCCGCATGGTTGCAATGATG GTGTTCGCGGTCCTCCTGCGGACTTTCTGCGCAATCAGTGTCAGAAGATTCTGTCCCGAATGCTGCGCCAGGCTGGACAGCGCACCAAGCGTTACATGCAGGAAATGGTCAAGACATCGCCGCTGCCAGAGCTCATCGACTACTTCCATGCCTTTCTGGCCTTCTGTGTGGATCCCAGCTCGCTGTTGTCGCCATTAA CTCATAAACGTCCGAGTGGATATAAAAATGCTAACACCGATCTTGGCGGTGTACCAGGTCAGGGCGGCTATTCGACAAATTTTAGCGGCGGAATGAGCGGCGGCGCCGAATCCCAGGTCGTTGGCGCTGTCTTCAAGCCGCTGGTCAGTCGCTTTGTGGAGGCAAGCAAAGATCTTAAATCACCCGAGAATATAGCTCTATATGGCGACATACGGCAGTTGGTCACCTACGTGAAGGGTGCCCATGGTGGGCCATTCCGTATGGTGGCACTCAGCGGCATTCTAGCCGTCACACCGCGTCCCCACAAAAAGGGACCAACGGCACAGACTACACGTGTTATAAG ACACATTCCACAGTCCAATGTGACGCACAGCATTCAGAATGATGACAATCGCTCCCAGCGTCGTTTGCTGCTCAAGAAACGAAGCACTTCTTCGGCCTGCGCGGTA AGTCTGCTGGAAACGGAGACGTGCGAGGAGCACTACAAGACCAGCCAATCGCCGTTGAGCAACTTCCGACGTCGCACGACTGGAGTGCGTCCGACACTGACGCCACGGCATAGTGAGCGTGCGCTGCTCTCCGATTCCACGTCCAGCTCGGAACGCAATTCGTTGGGACGGCTCAGCGGCTTGGTGCGCTGGTTTCGCGGCACGCCCAAGGAGGCATCGTCCATTGATCTGGAGATTGGCTCACTGAATCCAGAGATATCCTCCACATTTATGAGGCACGCCTCGCTGAAGATACAGCGTGGCCGGTCAAGCGATGGCATTGGGCGGTCCATACAGCGCGCCAAGCGACGCGTCGAGAGGCGGCTGAACCGTTTCGGCGGCATTGTGAAGGGCAAAAAGAAGGTGGGCGGCATCGAAGAGACAGCGGACTTCAGTCGGCGCAGCTCCTCGGATATGTGCGACGGCCCACGAGAGTCCGAGGTGGTCATACTCAAGGAACGGAAACTCGTGCCCACGGAGCCAGTGCGTGTGGGCATGTTGCGGCTCTCCTTTCTCCTGGAGACTTGTGCACCCGGCTCCTTTCCCGATCCCCAACTGGTGGCGGCTGTTCTGGATTTG CCGCAAGCTCCTTTGGTCTCGCGTGCCACTTTTCTGCTGGAATGCGCACACTTTGTGCATCTGTGCAACAAGGGTCAGTGGCCCGCCTGGATGAAGCAGAACGTGGGCAGCTATCGAGCGTCGGGTGCCAACATCAATGTGAACCAGATGAAGCAGCAAGTTAGCCAGACCAGCGCCAGGCGCACCCACATCCTGCAGCGAGCGGCTGGCAAAATGTTTCACCAATGGGCGGAGATAGTGGGTGCCCGCCTGGAGGAGATACTCTTCACGGAGCGACTGCAATACGAGGCGGTCAATGCCAGTCTCACCGATCCCGAGAAGCAgcgggagctgctgcagcaggacgaggaggaggacttcCTGGACGAGACATCCGTGAATCCGCATGGGAATGACTGTCCGCACTCCCTGAAGCTGATCGCTTGCGTGCTGCTCTTCGAGATTACGGCCTTTCTGCGGGATACGTACATCATGCTGCCAAAGACATCGAAGCTGATCCATCGGGACAAGCCAGCGCCCTGGGAGAAGGTCTATCGTGAGGCAAATCGCCGCTGGTCCATGGCTCTCAGCTCCATGGGTCACTCGCAGACATCGGCACAGAGCCTGCAGTCCATAGCAGCTGGCAACGATGGCGCCGGCCAATCGGAACGAAAGATTTCCTTTGTGCTGCACGAGCCAGACAACGAGTCcgagaacagcagcaacaccacgTTAACCAAGGAGGGAGAAGATG CACCTCGACGTCCCACTGCTGCTTCGGCAGTGCGTCCATTTTTGCTGCGTCGTGGCACAGCCACCACCACGGGCGGTTCCTTCAAGCGTCGCTCCCTGAAGCTGCGTCGCAACACAAAGGAcagcaaagaaattgaaaCAGATT TTAACACACAATCGCGACGCAAAGTCTCTTCGCTCTCGGATCGCAGCGACACCTCGGAACAGGGCATGATTAGTGGTGGTGAGGAGTCGCCGGGCATACTCAGCGATGATCAGCAGCCAGAGTCGCCCACTGACTCCAATGAGAACGATGATACGGCCAAGAACATGCCCTGGCTGAAGGCAGTCATCGAGATGATGTCCAGCTACAATTACTACTGCACACACAAGGGATATTGTCATCCGTTCTGCTACAAGCGCCACATGCGCTCCTGCACGCGGCTCATAAAGGCCACCAGAAAG GTTTATGGTGAAGAATTTGGCTTTACCTTTGATGCAGATCATCCAACGGTGGAGCCAACTGTCATTAGCTCCAGCAAGCCGCACACCTCGCGGGCACGCTCCACGCGCAAAGTCTCCGAGCAGAGCTCTACGCAAACATCTCCATCCAAGCGCAAGGATAGCTTGTCACGCAAGGATCG CATCAGCGATGATCCTGATCTGGAAATGGCGGAGAAACTTGCCAAAGCATTCCGTcaggagaaggaaaaaaagctgcaggaggagccacCGATCTTGAAGTTTATACGGGTGCACATACGCAATCTGTTCCACTTTCCATTCGCCACACTGCTGAAGGGCGCGGTTGTCCTCACCGAGGAGATGGTGATTGAAGCAATGCCGGCTGcctgggagctgctgctggagaccAATCACGACACGGCCACCTCGAGTGCCGCCGTTTTCCTAATGGGCTCCGTGAAGGCACAGAACTTCGCCTTCGATATTATGCAGAGAGCGTTGAAGCACAGGGATCCGGACATACGCATTGGCGCCATTCAGCGCTATTTGGTGCTGTGGAAGTGCCGCTTCCATGTGTGGCCACGCATGGAGGACAATGCGCACGATGTGACCTTCAAGGTGCCACCGGGCGGCATTGAATTCACATTGCCATCGCCGAAAATTGGCATCGAAAGTCTGCCGGTGGTGGATCCACCCTGGATGCCCGTGCAGCAGACCAAAGACATGGACGTGACGCTCAACCAAGACAGACAT CGTTCCCTGGTCACCGCAACGAAGAGCCGCAAAATGCAGCAGACGGAGGCCATTCGGAATGCTCTGCGCCAGCAGCGGGACAAGCAGCGAGCGGAGCGGCACAGCTTCCTCATCACCATGATTCCGATCAGTCAGCAGGCCTCACACGAGCCTGGCATGGAGAAGCTGGAGGATCACGAGGATCAGGAGGAACTCGATGGCACCCGCATGTCCTCGCACCTCCATCACTCCCATTCGCTCTTTCCCTCCGTGCTGTGCTCGTCCGTGATGCAGATTGTGGGCTGCCTGGACGATGCTGCCATTGGATCGGATGGCAATGCAGTGTACGAGATTGCCTACCAAGTGATTTGGGTGTGCCTGGTCGAGGAGTCGGCACTCTTTCTGCGCTATGTATTTGAGCGCCTTACCCGCGATCGACAGGATCAAATGTTCAAGCTGCTGCGACACCTCATCCGCTTTGTGCCACGTCTGCCCCAGCAGGCGGCCTTTGCGCTATACAACTCCATCATTGGATACATCATGTTCTATGTGCGCTCGTCCAATGAACTCAAGCAGGAGCTCGTGGGATCAGCCTTGTCTGTGCTCTGGATGGTGGTGCACTCTGTGCACGGCATTATGTTCAAGGACTTGAAGCAAATTCTGCGCAAGGAGCAGTGCGATGCCTCCATTCTGCTCACAGCAAATGTGCCAGCAGCCAAGAAGATTGTCGTACACGGACCGGCTGACGATGACTACAATATACCCTCACAGTTCCCCGTGCAGGAGGACACGCTGTTCTGCCAGTTGCTGAAAGAGGCTCTCGACTATTATCCCATTGATGAGAAGAACACGAGCCATTACTGCCTGGTGGATTATAAGAGCA GCAAAATCCTGAATCCCAATTGGTACATACGCGACTTGTACTTCTTCAAGCGTTCGCAGTACCCGGAGGTTCGCCTGATGCTCATGCGGCCAGAAGAATCCTTTTTGGCACTGCAGAAACAGGAACTGACTAAGAAGTTCGTGGAGATTGGCAAGGTGCATCTGACTTGGGCTATTCTCAAGAATGTGGACATGGTGGTGCAGCGTGTTGTCTTCCTGCACGAGGAGCTGATGAAGCTGCCCTCCTTCCCACGCAAGGCGCTCGAAGTGGATCTGGATCTGCACCATGGCGGGGAGTATGGCAAGGTGCTGCTCGGCCTGGATGTCTTGCACAAGTTTATGTGGGTGCGTCTGATAGCCCGCATGTTCGAGGCCATGGCTGGTAACTTTGCCTACTCGGCGGACATACAGCTCTTCCTCAACGTGCTCTCTGGCGCCTCCATCCTGCATGCCGAGGACTCATGCATAATGCGCTACGTGATGGCCACATTCATCAATGCCGCCTTCAACTTTAAGAACATTTTCTCCACGAATGGCTACTTTATGATTATGCCCACACTGCTGCAGGTGTATTCCCTTCATCAAACCAACAAACTGATTACCACGACCATCGAGTACGCCGTCAAACAGTTTTACCTCCTCAACCGCAAGCCTTTCATTCTGCAAATGTTTGGCTCTGTTTCCGCCATTCTCGATACGGACGAGGATGGCACCTATGGAGAGGCGCACAAGGTGCAGTCCAGCTGCCTTTTCAACTTGCTGCTCAGCCTGGAGGATCCCTCACCGGATCCTCTAAACATTGCAGAGCTGGTGAAGGAGCAGAAACCCCTCAAAGCCATTGACTTTTGCTACCACGACGAAGATGACGATGTCACGGTACTGGACTGCATTACGCTCTGTGTGATGGTCGTCTCCTACTCGGCGGAGAGCACTCGTGGCTATCAAATGCTC ATCATTCTGGAGGCCATTCTGCCCTGCTATCTGCAGCAGATTCAATCGCCCAGCTACATACCGCTTCAGGGCAAGTCCGAACGTGACATTATCCTTCAATTGGCTGTGGCCATTCGCACCATGGTGCACAATTGCGAAGGTCTGGCCAAGAGCTACAACGGGCCCTATCGCAACAGTCCCGAGCACAAAGGATCTTCGCAGCGCAACTGTAGCCGCGGACCGCCCTGCTCGCCTGGTCTGGACTTTGAGGAGGAGTCGCATCCAAAGTATGTGACGGATGCCCGCACCAAGAGTATGATGGATTCTGCTGAGGACTCCGAAATGATACGCACTGAATATCGGCGACCTCGTGATGTGCTTCTCTCTGTAGTGGCGGATTTCCTCACCAAATCCACGGCACGTCTGGCCGAGCTGGCGAAGAAGATGCCTGCCGACACGAAGCCCACTGAGGTGCTGGACGCCAAGTGCCACATTCGTCTCGCAGACATCGCTCACTCGCTGCTCAAGGTATCCCCCTACGATCCAGAGTCGATGGCCTGCCGTGGACTGCAGCGGTACATGCAGGCGGTGCTGCCTCGGGCGGAATGGTCAAACGACACTCTGCGCAATGCTCTGGTCACCATACTACGACGCATCGACAAGGTATTCCTGAAGATATCGAAGAAGCCATCGATTCGGCGGAACACGGACTGGGAGGCAGCCGCCGGCCTACTGAAGGGCATTCACGAGACGATTATCCGGCACTCGTATGTGCTGCACTGGCAGCAGATGAAGACTTTGATTAGCACCGTGCAGAACCTGATCGTTAATGAGCCCGGCTCAGGCATTCCCGAGGGCGTCTCCAGTGCAGGGGCAGCGCTCATGTCTCAGAATCCGCCGGCCTTTTTCTGCTCGGCCGTGGTGCGTCTGGTGGCCCTACAAGTGGTGAGCCCCGTGGACTGCTTCTCACTGGTTCAAATATGCGGCGGCAGTGCCGAGTTTGCCACGCAGGAAAAGGCCGAAGGATTTCTGATGCATCTGATCATGCCGCTGTGTCTGAAGGTCTGTTCGGGACGCGGCGTTTCGGATGTGGGCGAGCTGAAGATGACCGATGTAACCTTCCTGCTCACCGCCGTCCTGAATGCCATGAGTCCCCCAGCGGGACGTACGGGTCAGGCTGTGTCCCAGATCAATCGAGTCACGGGTGACCTGCGTGCCGGCTCCCTAACCTTCACGGGCAGCCGGGATGCCAAGCGACCAGCCCGCATTTCCGGCTCTCTCTATCAAGCGGCCTTCTTGGCCCTGCGCATCGTGTGCATCTGCTTCGAGAATCGCCTGTCCACCGAGTGGCCACGCATTGTGCGGGTGATGCGGGATCTGGGCAGACGAAACGAGGCTGCCCCCGATCTATGGAGCTTCATGGAGTTCGTGGTCACCCATCGCACCCCACTCTACATTGTTCTATTGCCTTTTATTATGCATAAG ATCTCACAGCCTCCCATTGGCGATCACGAGCGACACATGCAGTTCATCATTAGAGAGCGATTGCGGGGAACACCACCACAGGGCGGCATCAAGTCGAAGGgcgccctgctgctggagctggcccgGGAGCTGCGCGATCTGCGcgacgagctggaggagaagcGTTATG ATCGCGAGAGTTCCGAGCAGAAGAAGAGCGACACGCCGGCGGCCACCAGTGCGGCAGATGCCCACAAGTCCCAGCAAAGACCTTCACTTATATCTATCTTCACAGGGACAACAACCGGCCAGgccacacactcgcatgtCTCCGCTGTACCCATCGATTCGCGCAGCGGCTCCGGTGGCATTTGCACCCCCAGCGACACTCTGTCACAGCAAACGCTCCACCCGCCGCGAGAGTCCTTGTCCAGCAGCTCAACGGGACGAGATCCACACACCACGACAAGCGAGAGTCAGAGCGGCGATGGAGAGGCAGGATCGGCGCCCACACTGGTTGGCGCAGCACCCAGTGGCTCAGGCCATGGAACTTCCGGCACAGCATCTGCTTTGCCCTCGCACATGTCGCActcgcagtcgctgcagcagccgacATTTAAGGCACAGCCGCCAAAGCTGCGCTTCGTTTCGTCTGTGGAGTTTCGACACTCTTCGGGAGAGACATCGACCACACCGCTGTCACCCGAGAGTCCGGCCGAGGATAGCTCAGGAGATCACACACGTTCACGCCTGCAGCGCTCGAAGGCGGCCAGCCGCAAGACCTTCCGGCTAAAGCGCAGCCGACTGACGCCCATGGAGCCACCCAGCATC GTTACATCGCTCTcacaggaggagcaacagcctCAGGCCCAGCCCAAGGCACTTGGTGAGATATCCTGGGACTCGGTCTCGCAGACGTCTTCCACATCCGGCTATCGGGACAACAACAGCTTGCAGACGGGCCTGCTCTCGCCAGATGGCTCATTGGGAGGTCTCACTCTGGGCCGCTCCCCATCGCAGCATTCACTTTTAATGGTGTTCGAGGGACAGGACGAGGACACACTTATTTAA